One genomic region from Siniperca chuatsi isolate FFG_IHB_CAS linkage group LG18, ASM2008510v1, whole genome shotgun sequence encodes:
- the LOC122866032 gene encoding apelin receptor B-like, with protein sequence MEPTDGPYEYYDYEETENSTMCDYSEWTPSYSVIPVLYMLIFILGLSGNGVVIFTVWRAQGKRRAADVYIGNLALADLTFVVTLPLWAVYTAMGYHWPFGVALCKMSSYVVLLNMYASVFCLTCMSFDRYLAIVHSLSSTQLRTRGHTQACLTAIWLLSGLLAAPTLIFRTTKYDPTSNRTSCAMDFSLVVTNKVQENLWIAGLSISSSALGFLLPFLAMMVCYGFIGCTVTRHFNTLRKEDQRKRRLLKIITTLVVVFAACWMPFHVVKSADALSYLDLFPATCAFLRFLLLAHPYATCLAYVNSCLNPFLYAFFDLRFRSQCLCLLNLKKSLHASPASSLSSQKTEAQSLATKV encoded by the coding sequence ATGGAGCCAACTGATGGTCCTTACGAGTACTACGACTACGAGGAGACAGAAAACTCCACCATGTGTGACTATTCTGAGTGGACACCGTCGTACTCCGTCATCCCGGTGCTGTACATGCTTATTTTCATCCTCGGCCTCTCTGGAAATGGGGTGGTCATCTTCACCGTGTGGAGAGCCCAGGGTAAGCGACGAGCTGCTGACGTCTACATCGGCAACCTGGCCCTGGCTGACCTCACCTTCGTGGTCACTCTGCCTCTGTGGGCTGTTTACACAGCCATGGGCTACCACTGGCCCTTCGGAGTGGCCCTGTGTAAGATGAGCAGCTACGTGGTCCTGCTCAACATGTATGCCAGCGTCTTCTGCCTCACCTGCATGAGCTTTGACCGCTACCTGGCCATCGTCCATTCCTTGTCCAGCACCCAGCTGCGCACCCGTGGCCACACGCAAGCCTGCCTGACAGCCATCTGGCTGCTGTCTGGTCTCCTGGCTGCCCCGACTCTAATCTTCCGCACTACCAAATATGATCCAACCAGCAATCGCACATCCTGCGCCATGGACTTCAGCCTGGTGGTGACGAACAAAGTGCAAGAGAACCTGTGGATCGCTGGTCTCAGCATCTCCTCCTCGGCTTTGGGCTTTCTCCTACCTTTCTTGGCGATGATGGTGTGCTACGGCTTCATCGGCTGCACCGTCACCCGCCACTTCAACACTCTGCGCAAAGAGGACCAGCGTAAGAGGAGGCTGCTGAAAATCATCACCACGCTGGTAGTGGTGTTCGCCGCCTGCTGGATGCCCTTCCACGTCGTGAAGAGTGCTGACGCCCTCTCCTACCTGGACCTGTTTCCTGCCACCTGTGCCTTCCTGCGCTTCCTGCTGCTGGCTCACCCGTACGCCACCTGCCTGGCCTACGTCAACAGCTGCCTCAACCCATTTCTTTATGCCTTCTTCGACCTGCGCTTCAGATCCCAGTGTCTGTGCCTACTCAACTTGAAGAAGTCCTTACATGCAAGCCCTGCCAGCTCCCTGTCTTCTCAGAAGACAGAGGCTCAGTCTCTGGCCACGAAGGTGTGA